CGCGCCTTCGCCGAGGTGCTGCGGGCCGCCGGCTGCGACCCGGTGGTCGAGCACGGGCGACTGGTGGGCGAGGTGGCCGGCCTCGAGGTCGCCCGGGCCGAGGTCGGGCCCGACGGACCCCACCTCGAGATCGGCGTCGGCCGATTCGATCGGGAGGCGCACGCCCTGGTGAGCGCCGACCGCCCCACCGTGGAGGCCCTGGCCGACGTGGTGGCGCTCGTCCGCCGGCACCGCACGCCCGGCGCCGCCGACCACCCGCTGCAGCGCCTGTCGGCCGCTCGTCACCTGCGGTCCCGTCTGGTCGCCGAGCCCGCCCTGGTGGGTGCCGACCACCTGGCCCCGGTGCCCTCCACCCTGCCGGCCCCCGACCTGCGCATGCCGTGGCCGGCCACCGCCGCCGGCACCACCATCGACGGCGGGCCGCTCGTGGTGGTCTGCTCCACCGGGATCGACCTCGACCTGGTGCCCACCGCGGCCGACGCCCGCCTCGCCGACGGCCGTGGCGCCCGCCTCGTGCTGGCCGTGCCCGAGCGCGACGTGCACCCGGTCACCGAGGCGCTGGCAGCCGCCCTCGCCGAGCCCGCCGAGGTGGTGGGGATCGCACCCCTAACCTGAAGGGGTGTTCGACCGGCTGGAGGCGCTCGAGGAGGAGTTCGAGACCGTCGAGGCGCGCCTGTCGGACCCCGACATCTTCGCCGACCAGGAGGCCTACGTGGCCCTCACCCGGCGGCACAAGGAGCTCGAGGCGGTGGTCGCCGCGTCCCGCGAGCACCGCCAGGCTCGCAACGACCTCGCCACCGCCCGCGACATGCTCGCCGACCTGGCGGGCGACGACCGTGAGATGGTCCGGGCCGAGATCAACGACGCCGAGGCCACCATGGCCCGCCTCGAGGAGCAGCTCAAGGTGCTGCTGTTGCCGAAGGACCCCAACGACGGCAAGAACGTCATCGTCGAGATCCGCGGCGCCGAGGGCGGCGAGGAGGCCAACCTCTTCGCCAAGGACCTCTTCGAGATGTACCAGGCCTTCGCCGGCCGCCAGGGCTGGAAGCTCGAGGTGATGGAGGCGTCGGAGAGCTCGATGGGCGGCTTCGATGGCATCACCTTCACCCTCCGGGGTGCCAGCGCCTGGACCAACATGAAACACGAGGGCGGCACCCACCGGGTGCAGCGGGTGCCGGTCACCGAGAGCCAGGGCCGGGTCCACACCTCCTCGGCCACCGTCACGGTGCTTCCCGAGGCCGAGGAGGTCGAGCTCCACATCGACCCCAACGACCTCCAGGTCGACGTGTACCGCAGCTCTGGGCCCGGCGGCCAGAGCGTCAACACCACCGACTCCGCGGTGCGCCTCACCCACAAGCCCACCGGGCTGGTCGTGGCCATGCAGGACGAGAAGAGCCAGATCCAGAACCGGGCCAAGGCGCTGGTCGTGCTGCGCTCGCGGCTGCTCAAGGCCGAGCAGGACCGCCAGCGCGACGAGCTCTCCGAGCAGCGTCGGGGTCAGGTCGGTGGGGGCGGGCGGGCCGAGAAGGTCCGCACCTACAACTTCAAGGAGAACCGCCTCACCGATCACCGGGTCGGCTACACCGCCTACAACCTCGACAAGGTGCTCGACGGCGAGCTCGAGGGCGTGGTCGACGCCCTGCTCCAGGACGAGCGGGCGTCGCAGCTCAGCGGTGAGTGACGAGCGCACCGTCTCGTGGCGGGAGCTGCTGGCCGAGACCGAGGCGCTGCTCCGGTCGTCGGGAGCGGGGTCGCCCGGCGTCGACGCCCGGCGGATCGTCGAGCAGGTCTGCGGCCTCGAGGGCGCGGAGTGGGTGCTTGGCCTCGACGACCCGGCCACCACCCGCGGCGTTGCCCACCTCGACGCCATGGTCGCCCGCTGCCGGGCGGGGGAGCCCCTGCAGTACGTGCTCGGCCGGTGGGGGTTCCGCACCCTCGATCTCATGGTCGACCGGCGGGTGCTCATCCCCCGGCCCGAGACCGAGCAGGTTGCCGGCCTCGCCATCGCCGAGGCTCTTCGCTGCCAGGGCGGTGACGGGACGAGGCCGGTGACGGTGGTCGACCTCGGCACCGGCTCGGGCGCCATCGCCCTGGCCGTCGCCGTCGAGGTCCCGGCCTCGGGCGTGTGGGGCGTCGACCGCTCGACCGAGGCCCTGGAGGTCGCCCGCGCCAACCTCGCCGGGGTCGGGCGACCCGGTGCCCGGGTGCGCCTCGTGGAGGGCGACTGGTTCGACGCCTTGCCCGGGGAGCTCGCCGGGCAGGTCGACGTCGTCGTGGCCAACCCGCCCTACGTGGCCGCCTCCGACGACCTGCCTGCGGTGGTGGACGAGTGGGAGCCAGCGGGCGCCCTCGTCTCGGGGCCCACCGGAATGGAGGACATCGAGCACATCGTCCGCACCTCGGCGGCGTGGCTGGCCGCCGGCGGCGCCCTCGTGGTGGAGCTCGCCCCCCACCAGGCCGTCGCAGCGCTCGACCTGGCCGTCGAGGCCGGCCTGGTGGACGCGACCGTCGAGCCCGACCTCAGCGGGCGCCTTCGCGCCCTGGTCGCCCGAGCCCCCGGGTGACAGCCGTTCTGGCACCAGAAGCGCGCTGAGAACCGGCGCGATCCTGGTGCCAGAACGCCGGGTGCCGGGATGTGCTGAACCTAGGTGAGATGGAGGGTGGCGTCGGAGACGGTGCCGGGGCGGCCGCAGACCTCTTCGGTCACCATCGCCTTCATCACGTCGGCGTCGGTGGAGGTCGCCCAGGTGCGGGCGCCGTCGGGGGTGAGGCAGGCAGCGAAGGCGGTGGCGGGCGAGCCGTCGCGCTCGTGCATGACCGTGTAGGTCTCGACCGTGACCGGCCCGTCGTGCTCCTCGGCCAGTGCGCGGGCGGGGAGGGCGTCGACCTCGGCCTGCACGTCGGCGTGGCGGAACGGCGTGGCGGGCGGTCGGGCCGAGTAGACGCCGAAGGCGTGCTTGGTCACGTAGCCGCCGTTGGCGGTCACCAGCCCGATGTCGTCGCTGCCGCGGAGCAGCTCGACCATGGTGGCGATGGAGTGCATCACGTAGTTGTTCCAGGGGCCGCCGAAGAAGCTCAGCCCGCCGGTGACGGTGAGGTCGCGCTCGAGCGACAGGCCCAGCTCGTCGGCGCCGATCTGCACCGCGGAGGGGAAGCACGAGTACAGGTCGACGTGGGAGAGGTCGTCGACGCCCACCCCCGCCAGCGACAGGGCCCGCGTCCCGGCGATGCGGATGGCGGGGGAGGAGTACAAGTCGTCGCGGTGGCTCACGTACGGATGGTCGTGGGCGTCGGACCCCGACCAGGGGAAGACCCAGCGGTCCTCGGGGATGCCGTGGGCCCGGGCGGCCTCGACCGAGCACATGATCACCGCGGCGGCCTGGTCGACGTCGTTGTTGGAGTTCATGAGCTTCGGGTACGGGAAGCCGACCATGCGGTTGGTGGGCGACGGCGTGCCGATCTCCTCGGGGGTGCGCGCCTCCTGGATCCAGGCGTGGGGGTTGGTCGCCGCCACCTCGCTGAAGCGCGACCACAGCCGCGAGATGCGGTCGTGGTGGTCGGCGAGGGAGCGCCCGGCGGCGGCCCGCAGGGCGTTCTCCACCATGGGGTAGATCTGCACGGGCATGACCACGCCACGAGAGAGCTCGTGGGGGTGGTTCATGGGGACGTCCTTGCCGAGGACCGTCGTGGGGGCGGTGCCCTCGGGCTGCTCGGTCCAGTCGGGGCGCTGGTCGAGCTTGCGCAGGGCGTTGCGGGTGCGCACCGCCTCGCCGCCGGTGAGCATGGCCACGTCGAGGCGGCCGGCCTGGATGTCGAGCGCGGTCTTGTTGACCAGTGACTGCGGGGTGTTGCCGCCCATCGGGGTGTAGGCGGTCTCCACCGGGGAGGCGCCGACCCGCTCGGCCACCAGGGCGGCGGGGTCGAGGTAGCGCCACGACAGCAGGTTCACCACCCGCACCGACTGGAGGGCGGCGAGCACCGAGGCCGACGTGGCGTCGGCGGCGGCGCGGCGAGCGGCCTCGACCATCATGTCGACGGGCTCGAGGGCGTCGGCGGGATCACAGCGCTGGGTGAGCTGCCCGGCGCCGACGATGACGGGGGTGCGCGGGTCGAGGGCCATGGCCGGGCACCGTACTTGACCGATCGGTCAAGTACGCCCGCGACGAACGGGTCCGGGTGCCGGGGAGCCCACCGGTACCATCGGGGAGGGCCAACCGACAGGAGCGACCATGACCCGTGACGACGAGCTGTTCGGCATCCTCGACCGCGAGCTCGAGCGCCAGAACACCACGCTGCAGCTCATCGCGTCGGAGAACTTCACCTCGCGCGACGTCATGGAGGCCACCGGCTCGGTCCTCACCAACAAGTACTCCGAGGGCTACCCGGGCAAGCGCTACTACGGGGGCAACGTCTTCGCCGACCAGGCCGAGGACCTCGCCCGCGAGCGGGTCACGGCCCTCTTCGGCGCCGACCACGCCAACGTGCAGCCTCACTCCGGCGCCAACGCCAACGCCGCGGTGTACCTCGCCCTCCTCGAGCCGGGCGACACCGTCCTCGGCCTCAGCCTCGACCACGGCGGGCACCTGACCCACGGCTCGCCGGTGAACTTCAGCGGCCGCCTGTACGACTTCGTCTCCTACGGCGTCACCGCGAGCGACGAGCGCATCGACTTCGACCAGGTGCGCGACGTTGCCCTGGCCAAGCGCCCCAAGCTGATCGTGGCCGGCGCCACCGCCTACCCGCGCATCATCGAACCCGAGCCCTTCCGTGCCATCGCCGACGAGGTCGGGGCGCTGTTCATGTTCGACGCCGCCCACATCGCCGGCCTCGTCGCCGGCGGGGCCCACCCGTCGCCGGTCCCGCACGCCGACATCGTCACCTTCACCACCCACAAGACGCTCCGCGGTCCGCGCGGGGGCTGCATCCTCGCCCGCGCCGAGCACGCCAAGGCCATCGACACGGCGGTGTTCCCCGGCTTGCAGGGCGGGCCCCTCGAGCACGTCATCGCCGCCAAGGCCGTCGCCTTCCGCGAGGCGGCCCAGCCCGAGTTCCGCGACTACGTCCACCAGGTGGTGGCCAACGCCCGGGCGCTGGCCGCGGCCCTCGCCGGCGAGGGCTTCCGCCTCGTCTCGGGCGGCACCGACAACCACCTGTGCCTGGTCGACCTGCGGCCCTTCGACGCCGACCTCACCGGCAAGGAGAGCCAGACCGTCCTCGACCGGGCCGGGATCACCCTCAACATGAACACCATCCCCGACGACCCGCGCACGCCGTTCGTCACCAGCGGCCTGCGCATCGGCACCCCTGCGGTGACCACCGCGGGGATGGGCACCGACGAGATGGCCACCATCGCGTCGCTCATCGGCCGGGCACTGCGGTCGCGGACCGACGACGCCGCCCTCGCCGCCATCCGCGACGAGGTCGCCGTCCTCTGCTCGAAGTTCACCCCGTACCCGAGCTGATCGGCTCCGGCCCTCCGGCCGAAGCCCCGACGCGACCCGGTCCCTCGTAACGTGGCGGCGACGATGACGGGCTACCTCACCCTCCTCGGCGTCGCCCTCGGGACGACGCTGCTCACCACGCCGCTGGTGCGGCTGGTCGCCATCCGCATCGGCGCCGTCGTGGCTCCCGACGAGCGGCGGGTGCACACCCGGCCCACCGCCACCCTCGGCGGGGCCGCCATGTACCTCGGCTTCCTGGCGGCCATGTTCACCGCCAGCCAGATCGACCAGTTCAACGAGCTGTTCGACAACACCTCGGAGCCTCTCGGCGTGGTGCTCGGCGCCACCATCATCTTCTTCGTCGGCCTCATCGACGACCTGCGCGAGGTGTCGGCCCCGGCCAAGATGGCCGGCCAGGTCCTCGCCGGCAGCGTCCTGTCGCTGTTCGGCGTGACGATGCTGTACTTCCGCGTCCCCTTCGCCGACTTCTTCTCCCTGGCGCCCGACCAGGCCCCGCTCATCACCGTGCTGTGGGTGATCGGCATGGCCAACGCCGTGAACTTCATCGACGGCCTCGACGGCCTCGCCGCCGGCGTGGTCGGCATCGCCGCGGTCTCCTTCACCCTCTACTCCGACCGCCTCTTCGAGGAGGGCCTGCTCCCCACCAACATCGGCCCGTTGCTGGCGGTGATCGTGGTGGGCATGTGCGCCGGGTTCCTGCCGTTCAACTTCCACCCGGCCAAGATCTTCATGGGCGACGCCGGGGCCCTGCTGCTGGGCCTGCTCATGGCGTGCTCGACCCTGCTGGTGGGCGGCACGGCCGCCGACGGGTTCAGCGGCCAGACCTACTTCTTCTTCGCCCCGCTGGTGATCCCGTTCGTCATCCTCGGGGTGCCGATCTTCGACACCGCCTTCGCCATCGTGCGCCGGGCCAAGAACCGGGCCAGCCCGGCGACGGCCGACAAGGACCACCTCCACCACCGCCTCATGCGCCTCGGCCACGGGCAGCGCCGGTCGGTGCTCATCCTCTGGGCGTGGACGGCGATCCTGTCGGGCCTGGTCCTCTACCCCGTCTACACCGACACCGGCGCCGCGGTGGTGCCCTTCCTCGCCGCCGCCCTCGTGGTGGCGCTCTACACCGTCCTGCACCCCCAGGTCCGCCGGACTCGCACGGCTGAGCGGGCGGTTGACGACGACGACGACCAGCTCGAGCTGCCGCTCGCCGAGGCAGACCGCGCGTCGACCGACTAGGTTCGGCGGCCGTCACGCGGCGCGCCCGGATTTGCGGGTGGCCGAACGTCGGCTTAGATTGCGCAAAGTTTCACAAGCCCCGGCAGCGGACGCATCCGCGCCGGGAGACTCTCCATCAAGGATGGCTTGGCGAGTGGATCTCCGAGAGCGGCGCGAGATGAGCAGGGGCTTCGGCGACGGCCTGTCGCGCGGCTTCGAGCTCACCATCACGCCGATGCTCGTCGGCGTCATCGGCTTCCTCCTCGACCGGTGGCTCGGACTCGTCCCGGTGCTCACGATCGTGTTCTCGCTGTGGGGGCTCGGGGTCTCGATGTACATGACCTGGTTCCGCTACGACCAGGAGATGAAGGTCCACGAGGCTCGTCGGCTCGAGGCCGGTGACCGTCGGTCTCCCGGCCCGGCCCGCTGGGCCCGCACCGACGACACCGTCGGGTCGTCGAGCGACCTGAGGTCGGCCGGTGCCTGACGCCCCGACCGCCTTCGCGCCGGCCACCGGCCCGGCCGTCGAGGCCGTGCTCACCCGGGACATGATCCGGCGCGGCCTGCCCGCCGCCCCCGTGCTCGTCGCCCTCGCCGGCCTGGTGTGGGGCCTCGACGGGGCCCTCTCCGCCCTGTACGGCATCGTCCTCGTCGTCGCCAACCTCGCCCTCTCGGCCGCACTGCTCGTGTGGGCCGCCCGGATCTCCCTCGCCCTGCTCATGGGCGTGGCGCTCGGCGGCTACCTCCTGCGCCTGGCCCTCGTCTTCGCAGCCGTGATGCTCGTCCGCACCGCCGGTTGGGTCGAGCTCTGGCCGCTCGGCCTGACCATCATCGTCACCCACCTCGGCCTCCTCTTCTGGGAGACCCGCTACGTCTCGGCCTCGCTCGCCTTCCCCGCGCTGCGGCCGCCCCGCCCCTCCAAGAGCAAGGAGTGACGCTCCCCGTGGAGATCCTCGCGTTCGAGTACCCCCCCATCAGCCACCTCGTGGAGTGGCCCGACATCTTCTTCAAGGGGTCGGCGTTCGCCATCAACAAGGTCGTCCTGGGCTACTTCCTCGCCGTCATCGCCACCCTGGCGATCTTCGTGCTCGCCGGACGCAAGGCGGCTCTCGTGCCGAGCGGCATCCAGAACGTCGCCGAGTCGAGCATCGACTTCATCCGCAACGGCATCGTGATGCAGACCATGGGCCCCTCGGGCCTGGCGTGGGTGCCGTTCCTCACCACCCTGTTCTTCTTCATCCTCTTCAACAACATGCTGGAGCTGGTGCCCGGCTGGCAGATGCCCGGCACCGCCCGCATGGCGCTGCCCGCCTTCCTCGCGGTGCTCGTCTGGGTGCTGTTCAACGTGGTCGGCATCAAGAGCCAGGGCATCGGCGGCTACCTCAAGTCGACCCTGTTCCCGCCGGGCGTGCCCCCGGCCCTCTATCTCCTCGTCACGCCGATCGAGTTCGTCTCGACCTTCCTCGTGCGGCCCTTCTCCCTCGCCGTCCGTCTCTTCGCCAACCTGCTGGCGGGCCACATCCTGCTCGTCACCTTCGCCGTGCTCTCAGCGGCGCTGTGGGTCGGGGACTGGTACGCCGTCTTCCTCCCCCTCCCCGTCGTCATGCTGATCTTCCTCTTCGGGTTCGAGCTCCTCGTCTCGTTCCTGCAGGCCTACATCTTCACGATCCTCGCCGCCGTGTACATCGGCGGTGCCATGCACCCCGAGCACTGAGCCCGGGCAACCGTCAAACCAGGAGACAACGAGCACATGTTGGACGTACTCGCACAAGTCAATGCGACCGGCGAGGAGCTCATCTCGTTCGGTGAGGCCATCTCGGCCGGTTTCGCCTACGGCCTCGCCGCCATCGGCCCCGGCCTCGGTATCGGCTACCTCGTCGGCCAGTCGGTCCAGGCCATGGCCCGACAGCCCGAGGCCGCCGGCCTCGTCCGAACCACGATGTTCCTCGGCATCGCCTTCACCGAGGCCTTGGCCCTGATCGGTTTCGTGGTCTTCATCCTCCTCAAGTTCGCCTAGGCGCTCGTGGTCGAGCGCGGAAGGAAGACCGCCTGATGCGAACCAAGAAGTCAGTGGCACTCGTGCTCCTGGCCCTGGCCGCCACCGTCCCGCTGGGCGGCGTGGCCGGTGCCGCCTCGGAGAACGGGGCGTCGAGCCACGCCGCCGAGCTCTGCATCGAGATCCTCGAGGCGGGCGGCTCGATCGATGCCTGCCAGGAGGCCCCCAACCCGATCCTGCCCGAGCCGGTGGAGCTCATCTGGGGCACCATCGCCTTCGTGGTGCTCTTCGCCGCCATGGCCAAGTTCGCCCTGCCTGCCGTCAAGGGCGCCATGGACGACCGCGAGGAGCGCATTCGCAGCAGCATCGAGGAGGCCGATAGCACCCGCACCGAAGCCGCCACGGTGCTCGCCGGCTACCAGGCCCAGCTGGCCGACGCCAAGGCCGAGGCCGCCCGCATCATCGAAGAGGCACGCCAGACCGCCGACTCGCTGAAGCGCGACCTCACCGCCCGGGCGGAGGCCGAGGCCGCTGAGCTGCGCCAGCGCAACGCCGACCAGGTCGCCGCTGAGCGCGACCGGGTCATGGCCGAGCTGCAGGGCCAGGTCGCGACCCTCGCCATCGAGCTGGCCGAGAAGGTCGTCGAGTCGAACCTCGACCGCGACGCCAACATGCGCCTCATCGAGAGCTACATCAACAGTGTCGGCACGAGCGGGGGAGCACGGGCCTGATGGCTGACCACCCCCGCATCGACGGCTACGCCAACGCCCTCTTCGAGGTGGCGCGCGTCGAGGGCTCCCTCGACGAGGTGGAGGACGAGCTGTTCCGCTTCGCCCGCACCCTCGAGGGCTCCGACGAGCTGCGGGGCGTCCTGACCGACCCGGCCATCCCGGCCGAGCGTCGCAAGGGCGTCGTCGACGACCTCCTCGGGGGCAAGGCCTCGGCGATCACGTCGAACCTGATCTCGTTCGTGGTCGGCGCCGGCCGGGCCCGCGACCTGCCGGCCATCATCGGCCGCCTCGTCGACCGGGCGGCCGCCGAGCGTTCCCGCGCGGTCGCCGAGGTGCGATCCGCCATCGACCTCGACGACGACCAGCGCACCCGCCTGACCGCCGCACTGGAGCAGGCCACCGGCAAGCAGATCGAGCTGAAGGTCATCGTCGACCCGTCGGTGCTCGGCGGGATCGTGGCCCAGGTCGGTGACACGGTCATCGACGGCACCGTTCGCCACCGCCTCGAACAGCTCCGCGACCGCATCGGATAGAGAAGCGCCGCCGAGGTCTCGGCGGCACGAGGGATAGGACCCCATGGCAGAGCTCACGTTCAACCCCACCGACATCACCGCCGCCCTCCGCAAGAACCTCGAGGGCTACTCGCCCGAGATGGAGACGGCCCAGGTCGGGCGCGTCACCGAGGTCGGCGACGGCATCGCCCGCGTGAGCGGGCTGCCCGGCGCGGCCGTCAACGAGCTCCTCGAGTTCGAAGGCGGCATCCTCGGTCTGGCGCTCAACCTCGACGAAGAGTCGATCGGAGCGGTGGTGCTCGGCGAGGTCGGCACCATCGAGGAGGGCCAGGCCGTCAAGGCCACCGGCAACATCCTCCAGGTCGCCGTCGGTGACGGCCTCCTCGGCCGCGTCGTCAACGGCCTCGGTGAGCCCATCGACGGCAAGGGCCCCATCGCCGGTGACGTCATCACCCGGCGCATGGAGGTCCAGGCCCCCGGCATCATGGGCCGCAAGCCCGTGCACGAGCCGCTCCAGACCGGGATCAAGGCCATCGACGCCATGACCCCCATCGGTCGGGGCCAGCGCGAGCTGATCATCGGCGACCGCAAGACGGGCAAGTCCACCATCGCCGTCGACACGATCATCAACCAGCGCGGTCTGGGCGTGAAGTGCATCTACGTCGCCATCGGCCAGAAGTCGTCGACCGTCGCCCAGCTCGTCGCAACCCTCGAGCAGCACGGCGCCATGGAGTACACCGTGGTGGTCAACGCCCCGGCGTCGGACCCCGCCCCGTTCAAGTACCTCGCCCCCTACGCCGGCTCGGCCATGGGCCAGCACTGGATGGACAACGGCGAGCACGCCCTCGTGGTCTACGACGATCTCTCGAAGCAGGCCGAGGCCTACCGCCAGGTGTCGCT
Above is a window of Acidimicrobiales bacterium DNA encoding:
- the prfA gene encoding peptide chain release factor 1 — protein: MFDRLEALEEEFETVEARLSDPDIFADQEAYVALTRRHKELEAVVAASREHRQARNDLATARDMLADLAGDDREMVRAEINDAEATMARLEEQLKVLLLPKDPNDGKNVIVEIRGAEGGEEANLFAKDLFEMYQAFAGRQGWKLEVMEASESSMGGFDGITFTLRGASAWTNMKHEGGTHRVQRVPVTESQGRVHTSSATVTVLPEAEEVELHIDPNDLQVDVYRSSGPGGQSVNTTDSAVRLTHKPTGLVVAMQDEKSQIQNRAKALVVLRSRLLKAEQDRQRDELSEQRRGQVGGGGRAEKVRTYNFKENRLTDHRVGYTAYNLDKVLDGELEGVVDALLQDERASQLSGE
- the prmC gene encoding peptide chain release factor N(5)-glutamine methyltransferase; protein product: MSDERTVSWRELLAETEALLRSSGAGSPGVDARRIVEQVCGLEGAEWVLGLDDPATTRGVAHLDAMVARCRAGEPLQYVLGRWGFRTLDLMVDRRVLIPRPETEQVAGLAIAEALRCQGGDGTRPVTVVDLGTGSGAIALAVAVEVPASGVWGVDRSTEALEVARANLAGVGRPGARVRLVEGDWFDALPGELAGQVDVVVANPPYVAASDDLPAVVDEWEPAGALVSGPTGMEDIEHIVRTSAAWLAAGGALVVELAPHQAVAALDLAVEAGLVDATVEPDLSGRLRALVARAPG
- a CDS encoding acetyl-CoA acetyltransferase → MALDPRTPVIVGAGQLTQRCDPADALEPVDMMVEAARRAAADATSASVLAALQSVRVVNLLSWRYLDPAALVAERVGASPVETAYTPMGGNTPQSLVNKTALDIQAGRLDVAMLTGGEAVRTRNALRKLDQRPDWTEQPEGTAPTTVLGKDVPMNHPHELSRGVVMPVQIYPMVENALRAAAGRSLADHHDRISRLWSRFSEVAATNPHAWIQEARTPEEIGTPSPTNRMVGFPYPKLMNSNNDVDQAAAVIMCSVEAARAHGIPEDRWVFPWSGSDAHDHPYVSHRDDLYSSPAIRIAGTRALSLAGVGVDDLSHVDLYSCFPSAVQIGADELGLSLERDLTVTGGLSFFGGPWNNYVMHSIATMVELLRGSDDIGLVTANGGYVTKHAFGVYSARPPATPFRHADVQAEVDALPARALAEEHDGPVTVETYTVMHERDGSPATAFAACLTPDGARTWATSTDADVMKAMVTEEVCGRPGTVSDATLHLT
- the glyA gene encoding serine hydroxymethyltransferase, producing the protein MTRDDELFGILDRELERQNTTLQLIASENFTSRDVMEATGSVLTNKYSEGYPGKRYYGGNVFADQAEDLARERVTALFGADHANVQPHSGANANAAVYLALLEPGDTVLGLSLDHGGHLTHGSPVNFSGRLYDFVSYGVTASDERIDFDQVRDVALAKRPKLIVAGATAYPRIIEPEPFRAIADEVGALFMFDAAHIAGLVAGGAHPSPVPHADIVTFTTHKTLRGPRGGCILARAEHAKAIDTAVFPGLQGGPLEHVIAAKAVAFREAAQPEFRDYVHQVVANARALAAALAGEGFRLVSGGTDNHLCLVDLRPFDADLTGKESQTVLDRAGITLNMNTIPDDPRTPFVTSGLRIGTPAVTTAGMGTDEMATIASLIGRALRSRTDDAALAAIRDEVAVLCSKFTPYPS
- a CDS encoding MraY family glycosyltransferase — its product is MTGYLTLLGVALGTTLLTTPLVRLVAIRIGAVVAPDERRVHTRPTATLGGAAMYLGFLAAMFTASQIDQFNELFDNTSEPLGVVLGATIIFFVGLIDDLREVSAPAKMAGQVLAGSVLSLFGVTMLYFRVPFADFFSLAPDQAPLITVLWVIGMANAVNFIDGLDGLAAGVVGIAAVSFTLYSDRLFEEGLLPTNIGPLLAVIVVGMCAGFLPFNFHPAKIFMGDAGALLLGLLMACSTLLVGGTAADGFSGQTYFFFAPLVIPFVILGVPIFDTAFAIVRRAKNRASPATADKDHLHHRLMRLGHGQRRSVLILWAWTAILSGLVLYPVYTDTGAAVVPFLAAALVVALYTVLHPQVRRTRTAERAVDDDDDQLELPLAEADRASTD
- a CDS encoding AtpZ/AtpI family protein, which gives rise to MSRGFGDGLSRGFELTITPMLVGVIGFLLDRWLGLVPVLTIVFSLWGLGVSMYMTWFRYDQEMKVHEARRLEAGDRRSPGPARWARTDDTVGSSSDLRSAGA
- a CDS encoding ATP synthase subunit I; the protein is MPDAPTAFAPATGPAVEAVLTRDMIRRGLPAAPVLVALAGLVWGLDGALSALYGIVLVVANLALSAALLVWAARISLALLMGVALGGYLLRLALVFAAVMLVRTAGWVELWPLGLTIIVTHLGLLFWETRYVSASLAFPALRPPRPSKSKE
- the atpB gene encoding F0F1 ATP synthase subunit A — protein: MTLPVEILAFEYPPISHLVEWPDIFFKGSAFAINKVVLGYFLAVIATLAIFVLAGRKAALVPSGIQNVAESSIDFIRNGIVMQTMGPSGLAWVPFLTTLFFFILFNNMLELVPGWQMPGTARMALPAFLAVLVWVLFNVVGIKSQGIGGYLKSTLFPPGVPPALYLLVTPIEFVSTFLVRPFSLAVRLFANLLAGHILLVTFAVLSAALWVGDWYAVFLPLPVVMLIFLFGFELLVSFLQAYIFTILAAVYIGGAMHPEH
- the atpE gene encoding ATP synthase F0 subunit C gives rise to the protein MLDVLAQVNATGEELISFGEAISAGFAYGLAAIGPGLGIGYLVGQSVQAMARQPEAAGLVRTTMFLGIAFTEALALIGFVVFILLKFA
- the atpF gene encoding F0F1 ATP synthase subunit B is translated as MRTKKSVALVLLALAATVPLGGVAGAASENGASSHAAELCIEILEAGGSIDACQEAPNPILPEPVELIWGTIAFVVLFAAMAKFALPAVKGAMDDREERIRSSIEEADSTRTEAATVLAGYQAQLADAKAEAARIIEEARQTADSLKRDLTARAEAEAAELRQRNADQVAAERDRVMAELQGQVATLAIELAEKVVESNLDRDANMRLIESYINSVGTSGGARA
- the atpH gene encoding ATP synthase F1 subunit delta, with translation MADHPRIDGYANALFEVARVEGSLDEVEDELFRFARTLEGSDELRGVLTDPAIPAERRKGVVDDLLGGKASAITSNLISFVVGAGRARDLPAIIGRLVDRAAAERSRAVAEVRSAIDLDDDQRTRLTAALEQATGKQIELKVIVDPSVLGGIVAQVGDTVIDGTVRHRLEQLRDRIG
- the atpA gene encoding F0F1 ATP synthase subunit alpha, whose translation is MAELTFNPTDITAALRKNLEGYSPEMETAQVGRVTEVGDGIARVSGLPGAAVNELLEFEGGILGLALNLDEESIGAVVLGEVGTIEEGQAVKATGNILQVAVGDGLLGRVVNGLGEPIDGKGPIAGDVITRRMEVQAPGIMGRKPVHEPLQTGIKAIDAMTPIGRGQRELIIGDRKTGKSTIAVDTIINQRGLGVKCIYVAIGQKSSTVAQLVATLEQHGAMEYTVVVNAPASDPAPFKYLAPYAGSAMGQHWMDNGEHALVVYDDLSKQAEAYRQVSLLLRRPPGREAYPGDVFYLHSRLLERAAKLSDDRGAGSLTALPIIETKAGDVSAYIPTNVISITDGQVFLEDDLFKSGVRPAINVGVSVSRVGGAAQVKAMKAAVGTLKGDLAQFRELESFAAFGSELDKVSQAQLDRGYRLTELLKQGLNSPMPVEEQVISLYAGTRGHLDAVPVSDVSRFETELLEWFRTRHSDIVETIRTEGKILDEGVFEAGIAAFAEQFEASADAAAEPDAKAQGEEEARLAGGRREGILPEEEISREDGAL